In Jaculus jaculus isolate mJacJac1 chromosome 4, mJacJac1.mat.Y.cur, whole genome shotgun sequence, a single genomic region encodes these proteins:
- the St6gal2 gene encoding beta-galactoside alpha-2,6-sialyltransferase 2: MKPHLKQWRQRMLFGIFVWGLLFLVIFIYFTDSNPAEPVPSSFSFLETRGLLPIQGKQRAIMGALHEPASLGGLDANRPLPESHPAGPFHTGPGDPQIWDQAPDTFGNGEEFFSSQVRRKSPSAFYPEDDYIFAAGQPGWYSHTQGTLGFPSPGESTSRDRPAGPAQRKLVKKRQGRQGRSPMLEDGENGDRLYASMSRAFLYRLWKGNVSSKMLNPRLQKAMRDYLAANKHGVRFRGRREARLSRTELLCELRRRVRVRTLDGTEAPFSALGWRPLVPAVPLGQLHPRGLRSCAVVMSAGAILNSSLGEEIDSHDAVLRFNSAPTRGYEKDVGNKTTVRIINSQILTNPSHHFIDSSLYKDVILVAWDPAPYSANLNLWYKKPDYNLFTPYIQHRQRNPAQPFYILHPKFIWQLWDIIQENTKEKIQPNPPSSGFIGILIMMSMCREVHVYEYIPSVRQTELCHYHELYYDAACTLGAYHPLLYEKLLVQRLNTGTQADLHHKGKVVLPGFRAVRCPVPSPSDRHS; this comes from the exons ATGAAACCACACTTGAAACAATGGCGACAGCGAATGCTTTTTGGAATATTTGTTTGGGGGCTTCTTTTTTTGGTGATTTTCATCTACTTCACGGACAGCAACCCTGCTGAACCTGTACCTAGCTCCTTCTCCTTCCTGGAAACCCGAGGGCTCCTGCCCATCCAGGGTAAGCAGAGGGCCATCATGGGCGCTCTGCACGAGCCAGCTTCCCTTGGGGGCTTGGATGCAAACAGGCCGCTGCCAGAGAGCCACCCAGCCGGCCCCTTTCACACCGGGCCTGGAGACCCCCAGATATGGGATCAGGCCCCAGACACATTTGGAAATGGAGAAGAGTTTTTTTCATCTCAGGTCAGGAGGAAATCTCCAAGTGCTTTCTACCCTGAGGACGACTACATTTTTGCTGCAGGTCAGCCAGGGTGGTACAGCCACACGCAAGGGACACTGGGGTTCCCATCCCCTGGGGAGTCCACCTCGCGCGACAGGCCGGCTGGCCCGGCCCAAAGGAAACTGGTAAAGAAGCGACAGGGGAGGCAAGGAAGGAGCCCCATGTTGGAAGATGGCGAGAACGGCGATCGGCTGTATGCCTCCATGTCCAGGGCCTTCCTGTACCGGCTGTGGAAGGGGAACGTCTCCTCCAAGATGCTGAACCCGCGCCTGCAGAAGGCCATGCGGGACTACCTGGCCGCCAACAAGCACGGCGTGCGCTTCCGCGGGCGGCGCGAAGCCCGCCTGAGCCGAACCGAGCTGCTGTGCGAGCTGCGCCGGCGAGTGCGCGTGCGCACCCTGGATGGCACTGAGGCGCCCTTCTCCGCGCTGGGCTGGCGGCCGCTGGTGCCCGCGGTGCCCCTAGGCCAGCTGCACCCGCGAGGCCTGCGCAGCTGTGCGGTCGTCATGTCTGCAGGCGCCATCCTCAATTCCTCTCTGGGCGAGGAAATAG ATTCTCATGATGCAGTTTTGAGATTTAACTCTGCTCCTACACGTGGCTATGAGAAAGATgttggaaataaaaccacagtgcGCATCATTAACTCCCAG ATTCTGACAAACCCCAGCCATCATTTTATTGACAGTTCTTTATATAAAGATGTAATCTTGGTGGCTTGGGACCCAGCTCCTTATTCTGCTAATCTTAACCTG tgGTACAAGAAGCCAGATTACAACCTTTTCACTCCGTATATTCAACATCGTCAGAGAAACCCAGCACAGCCATTTTACATTCTTCACCCTAAGTTTATATGGCAGCTTTGGGACATCATACAGGAGAACACAAAAGAGAAGATTCAGCCCAACCCACCGTCTTCTGGTTTCATTG ggatcCTCATCATGATGTCCATGTGCAGAGAGGTGCACGTGTATGAATACATCCCATCTGTTCGGCAGACAGAACTTTGCCACTACCACGAGCTCTACTATGACGCAGCCTGCACCCTGGGGGCATACCACCCACTGCTGTATGAGAAGCTCCTAGTGCAGCGCCTGAACACAGGCACCCAGGCGGATTTGCATCACAAGGGCAAGGTGGTCCTGCCAGGCTTTCGGGCTGTGCGCTGTCCTGTGCCCAGCCCCAGTGATAGGCACTCTTAA